AACTGCGGCGTGAACGGCAACGTCTGCAGGCAGGTGAAGATGCTGTCCCGACCGAACAGGGTCATGAACCACGGCAGGCCGGCGGCGACCAGCTCCGTCCGGACGGACAGCCCCGTGTACCGGAGGGCGGACAGGTCGACCAGGCTGCGCCGATACGTCGCCTCCAGTTGCGAGCACTCGCAATCGAGCCGCGGGGCGCCAGCCAGCCAGTCGTCCATGGCCGACTGGAGCTGCTCCGGTGATCGGGCATGCCCGATCGCGATGTTCTCCCGGAAGTCCCGACCACGCGCGCCCAGCACCGCCGTCTCGACGTTGAGCGTGGTCTGCCACTCCCCGTCGACGGGAACGTTGATCCGGAAGGTCATGCCGCCGCGGTCGACCCCGCCGGTCGCAGTGGAGGTGATCAGCGTCTCGCGCTCGAACGGGCCCCGCTGGTACCGGAAACGGAGCCGCTCGTCTTCCACGACGACCGCCACGGCCTGTCGCTTGCGCGCCGGATTCTTGATCTCGAAGATGTCGGCGAAGTCGCTTCCCATCTCCACCCGGACGACGAGGTCGGCGTCCTCCTCGCCGTGGTTGAGAACCGCGAGCTTCTCCACGAAGCTGTTGCCGATCGTCTGATGCCGGATGACCGACACCTTGGCGTCGACATAGTGGGTGGGCTCGCCCGGGACCAGGAAATACCTGGTCTCGTAGTACCTGAGGTTGTCGACGGACAGGGAGTTCAGCCGCTCACCGTTCACGGTGAGCTGCCAGGTCGACAGGAAGCGCGTGTCGTAGGAGAACAAGCCGGTCGGGTACGCCGGGGATGGGTCGACGTCACCGGCGGAGTCGCTGACCAGGAACGTGTTCCCGTCGAGGATGCTGAACAGGTCCTTCATCGCTCTCGGGCCGTCCGCTCGAGCGTGGCATCCAGCCGGGCGCGCCACTCGGCGCGGCTGAGTCCCCGGGCGACTGCGACGTCTCTCGGATGCCGGCTGCCCTGCCGGGCCGGCAGGAAGTGTCGTAGTGCGTTGGGCAGCGCGGGATCCCCGACCAGCGCAGCCTCGTTCCGCCAGAGCGCCGCGATCAGGGAGGTGTCACCGGAGATCAGCCGTTCGAACACGTCCATGCTGGTGTTCATCACCGCATCGGCCGGCCGGTTCTCCCGGCTGACTCGGACCGTGGCGGCACGCAGGTCGATAAACCAGTGCTCGGTGCAGGCGCCGGCGGTCAGGTCGACGCGCAGGGTCTTCCGGACCCGCGGTGGCACCGCCGAGGTCTCCCGTCGTGCGAGAGACGCGAAGAAGGATTCCACCGCATGCCCCATGACCCCTCCCGCGAGTATCCCCAAAAGGGTAAGTCCGCGTTCGGCCCGCCTGTCGGAATTGGGCAATCTCGTCCGTGTCGGACACGGGTGACGGCCGCCTTCAGTCCGCAACCGGTTGGGTGGGCACAGCTTGGTGACGGCGCAGTCCGGCGATGAGGAAACCAACCATTCGACGCGCGTCGTAGCGTGGGTCGCGGCCCGCACCGATGCACAGGTTGCCGACGCCACGCATCAGTTCGTAGGCCGCCACGTCGGGGCGGATCTCGCCCGCCGCCGCGGCGGCGTCGACCAACCGGGCGCACACCGGGACGAGGCGGTCGAGGAAGTAGGCGTGCAGGGCCTGGAAGGTGGCGTCGTCGGACTGCAGCGCCTCGGCGAGGCCGTGCTTGGTAACCAAGAAGTCGACGAAGAGGTCGATCCAACGAGCCAGGGCGACGTGCGGGGTGCCACTGGCCGCCAGCAGGGCCGGACCGGCTTCGGCGCAGGCCTCGACCTGGTGCCGGTAGACGGCGACGATGAGATCGGCGCGCGTCGGGAAGTGGCGGTAGATGGTGCCGACACCGACACCGGCCCGGGCGGCGATGTCACGTACCGGCACATCGACGCCGGAGGCGAGGAAAGCCGCGCCGGCCGCGTCGAGCAGGGTCCGCTCGTTGCGTCGGGCGTCGGCCCGCTTCCGTGAGGCTGAGCCCCCCGACCCGCCGTCGATGTCGGCCACTGCGCTGTTACCTCCGTCACGACGCTTGATAAGCGGAACGCTGTTCCGTATCGTTTCAACGGAACGAGGTTCCGCTTGTT
The sequence above is a segment of the Micromonospora sp. WMMA1363 genome. Coding sequences within it:
- a CDS encoding SCP2 sterol-binding domain-containing protein; translated protein: MGHAVESFFASLARRETSAVPPRVRKTLRVDLTAGACTEHWFIDLRAATVRVSRENRPADAVMNTSMDVFERLISGDTSLIAALWRNEAALVGDPALPNALRHFLPARQGSRHPRDVAVARGLSRAEWRARLDATLERTARER
- a CDS encoding TetR/AcrR family transcriptional regulator, producing MADIDGGSGGSASRKRADARRNERTLLDAAGAAFLASGVDVPVRDIAARAGVGVGTIYRHFPTRADLIVAVYRHQVEACAEAGPALLAASGTPHVALARWIDLFVDFLVTKHGLAEALQSDDATFQALHAYFLDRLVPVCARLVDAAAAAGEIRPDVAAYELMRGVGNLCIGAGRDPRYDARRMVGFLIAGLRRHQAVPTQPVAD